Proteins encoded in a region of the Mucilaginibacter sabulilitoris genome:
- a CDS encoding TerD family protein, producing the protein MAINLQKGQRISLEKSNGSKLLNVCVGINWGAIEKKGMFGFGTTKEAVDLDASCALYDDNKQLVDVVYFGHLKSKDGAVKHSGDDLTGDMAGNDGLDNEVITVDFGGLSSSVSYVAFVLNSFRGQDFGTIPFASIRIYEGSPTRVNEIFATYDIANSKDFAGHVSMVMGVFYKKNGEWKFNAIGEPTRDRKLEETVKTVTQNYL; encoded by the coding sequence ATGGCAATCAATCTTCAAAAAGGACAGCGTATCAGTCTTGAAAAAAGTAACGGCAGTAAATTATTGAACGTTTGTGTTGGTATAAACTGGGGCGCTATTGAAAAGAAAGGCATGTTTGGCTTTGGTACCACAAAAGAAGCGGTTGACCTTGACGCCAGCTGTGCGTTATATGATGATAACAAGCAATTGGTTGATGTGGTTTATTTTGGCCATCTGAAATCAAAGGACGGAGCAGTAAAACACAGCGGCGATGACCTCACCGGAGATATGGCCGGTAACGACGGGCTGGACAATGAAGTGATCACCGTTGATTTTGGCGGTTTGAGCAGTTCGGTAAGTTATGTAGCCTTTGTGCTTAACAGCTTCCGCGGGCAGGATTTCGGAACTATCCCGTTTGCTTCTATCCGTATTTATGAAGGGTCGCCAACCCGCGTAAATGAAATATTTGCTACTTATGATATTGCGAACAGCAAAGATTTTGCAGGCCACGTATCTATGGTAATGGGTGTATTTTACAAAAAGAACGGCGAATGGAAATTTAACGCCATCGGCGAACCAACCCGCGACAGGAAACTGGAAGAAACGGTTAAAACGGTTACGCAAAATTATTTATAG
- a CDS encoding glucosamine-6-phosphate deaminase: protein MNIHRYSTYDALSTAVADIVLQQVEQKPDSLICFPSGESPTGVLRHLVKYAEENKVDFSSTHFVALDEWVGMDKNNEGSCSYYLNKHFFSQLDLSPTQVRFFDATANDLDKECQKMNDYISRFGGLDMMIVGIGMNGHIGLNEPGTHFETYAHHSGLDTVTIDVAQKYFNQQTHLTKGITLGLRHLSEAKIPVLIASGAKKAEIIKQALMGEVTTDLPASIFQTLPNAQIFLDDAAAGGLHE, encoded by the coding sequence ATGAACATACACAGATATAGCACCTATGATGCACTGTCGACCGCGGTGGCTGATATTGTTTTACAACAGGTAGAACAAAAGCCCGACTCTCTGATCTGTTTCCCTTCGGGCGAATCACCAACGGGAGTGCTCAGGCACCTGGTAAAATACGCAGAGGAAAACAAAGTTGATTTTAGCAGCACGCATTTTGTTGCCCTTGACGAATGGGTGGGCATGGACAAGAACAATGAGGGGAGCTGCAGTTATTATCTCAATAAACATTTCTTCTCGCAATTGGATTTATCGCCAACGCAGGTGCGCTTTTTTGACGCGACTGCTAATGACCTTGATAAGGAATGTCAAAAAATGAATGACTACATCAGCCGATTTGGCGGCTTGGATATGATGATTGTTGGCATTGGTATGAATGGTCATATTGGCCTTAACGAACCGGGTACCCATTTTGAAACTTACGCGCATCATTCCGGATTAGATACTGTTACCATTGATGTAGCGCAAAAATACTTTAACCAGCAAACACATTTAACAAAAGGTATTACCCTGGGGCTGCGCCATCTGTCTGAAGCAAAAATCCCTGTTTTAATTGCGAGCGGTGCAAAAAAAGCAGAAATCATAAAACAAGCCCTAATGGGAGAGGTTACTACTGATCTGCCAGCCTCCATCTTCCAGACGCTGCCAAACGCACAGATATTTTTGGATGATGCAGCTGCCGGAGGATTGCATGAGTAG
- a CDS encoding phosphatidylglycerophosphatase A family protein produces MNINKIIASIFGIGFLKGGGTYAAIVTCGFIYLLWQNPALQNPWYLFVITVVITLLGIYVSNKVEPDWGEDSSRVVIDEVAGMLITMLFIPVNIYFLLAGLVLFRFFDIIKPLGIRKMEDLGGGAGVMMDDVLAGVYSNVLLWVGHVLWLAFGK; encoded by the coding sequence ATGAACATCAATAAAATAATAGCCTCCATATTTGGTATCGGGTTTTTAAAAGGGGGCGGTACTTATGCAGCCATTGTTACCTGCGGGTTTATTTATTTATTGTGGCAAAACCCGGCCCTGCAAAATCCCTGGTATTTATTTGTAATTACGGTTGTAATAACGCTGCTGGGTATATATGTAAGCAATAAAGTTGAACCGGATTGGGGCGAAGACAGCTCGCGTGTGGTAATTGACGAGGTGGCTGGTATGCTGATTACTATGCTATTTATACCCGTCAACATCTACTTTCTGCTGGCTGGCTTGGTGTTATTCCGTTTTTTTGATATTATAAAACCGCTGGGGATCCGCAAAATGGAAGACCTGGGCGGAGGGGCCGGCGTGATGATGGATGATGTACTGGCGGGCGTGTACTCTAATGTCTTATTGTGGGTAGGGCACGTATTGTGGCTTGCTTTTGGGAAATAA
- a CDS encoding HAD family hydrolase: MPYYHHYSFDLWLTLIKSNPGFKAERSRIFHRDFNPSSKSIDEVAKAFRVVDLMCNAVNESTGKNIDSDEMNLMVISLINDNQLNLNDVDKTKLYADMEALVFDYMPVVYSPVTIEVLDHLKQKGGSTFSLLSNTGFIKGATLRKVLAELKLDKYFDFQLYSDEVGMSKPNPAFFSLMLQNIKQINKEKDITLGGIIHIGDNPKADIGGANAAGIKSLLINSNNQSILALISE, from the coding sequence ATGCCCTATTACCACCACTATTCCTTTGATCTCTGGCTTACACTTATAAAATCAAACCCTGGTTTTAAGGCAGAGCGCAGCCGGATATTTCACCGCGATTTTAATCCCTCGAGTAAAAGTATTGATGAGGTAGCCAAAGCTTTTCGCGTGGTTGACCTCATGTGCAATGCTGTAAATGAAAGTACCGGTAAAAATATCGATTCGGACGAGATGAACCTGATGGTAATAAGCCTCATTAATGATAACCAGCTGAACCTGAATGATGTAGATAAGACTAAGCTTTATGCTGATATGGAGGCGTTGGTATTTGATTACATGCCAGTTGTTTATTCACCTGTAACAATTGAGGTGCTTGATCATCTAAAACAAAAAGGTGGCAGCACGTTTAGTTTGTTAAGCAACACCGGGTTTATTAAAGGAGCAACATTAAGAAAGGTGCTGGCTGAATTAAAGCTCGACAAATACTTTGATTTTCAGCTGTACTCAGACGAGGTAGGGATGTCAAAACCAAACCCTGCCTTTTTTAGCCTGATGCTGCAAAACATTAAACAGATCAATAAAGAAAAAGATATAACTTTAGGTGGCATTATCCACATAGGCGACAACCCTAAGGCCGATATAGGAGGTGCAAACGCGGCAGGCATAAAAAGTTTGCTGATCAACTCAAACAACCAATCCATTTTAGCATTAATAAGTGAATGA
- a CDS encoding TerC family protein has product MDFLHTILGPDIKAGLLVILNLIVIESLLSVDNAAVLATMVLDLPPHQRKKALRYGIIGAYVLRGICLFLAAWLVKIWWLKPIGGLYLLYLAFNYFKGKIQAANGDGGEESVDKNKNWLYRSTVGVFGVFWSTVALVELMDLAFSIDNVFAAVAFTDHIVLIYIGVFIGILAMRFVAQTFVRLMEKFTFLETVAFIVIGVLGIKLSSSIYVHFYPEAPVSKMLESEKTDIITSIFTVSLFIIPVLTSWLFNFPKRHTIKPEVAEAAEDVLDKQ; this is encoded by the coding sequence ATGGATTTTTTACATACAATTTTAGGCCCCGACATTAAAGCGGGTTTGCTTGTTATCTTAAACTTAATAGTTATTGAAAGTTTATTATCTGTTGATAATGCAGCGGTACTGGCCACCATGGTGCTTGATTTGCCACCTCATCAGCGTAAAAAAGCACTCCGGTACGGTATCATCGGTGCTTATGTATTGCGTGGTATTTGTTTGTTTTTAGCAGCCTGGCTGGTGAAAATATGGTGGTTAAAACCTATTGGTGGTTTATACCTGCTGTACCTTGCTTTCAACTATTTTAAAGGTAAAATTCAGGCTGCTAATGGCGATGGAGGAGAGGAATCGGTTGACAAGAATAAAAACTGGCTTTACCGCTCTACGGTAGGGGTATTTGGTGTTTTTTGGTCAACTGTAGCTTTGGTAGAACTAATGGACCTTGCCTTTTCTATTGATAACGTATTTGCAGCGGTAGCTTTTACTGATCACATAGTTTTAATTTACATAGGCGTATTTATAGGCATACTGGCCATGCGTTTTGTAGCCCAGACCTTTGTTAGGCTGATGGAAAAATTCACTTTTTTAGAGACTGTTGCTTTTATAGTGATCGGCGTTTTAGGTATTAAACTATCCTCTTCAATATATGTACATTTTTACCCGGAGGCACCTGTTTCCAAAATGCTGGAGAGTGAGAAGACTGATATAATTACCTCTATATTCACGGTATCTTTATTCATTATCCCGGTATTAACTTCTTGGTTGTTTAACTTTCCCAAAAGGCACACCATCAAACCCGAAGTAGCTGAGGCAGCCGAAGATGTACTGGATAAACAATAA
- a CDS encoding DUF1801 domain-containing protein: MAELGITTNTQLVSAYIQKLGEPTAAIVEALRQIILSTDPEIAEEIKWNAPSFFYTGPMKPFNPKEYKRHIIVMNLHKRILLVLPSGVKLNDASGLLEGGYSDGRRLVNITGMADVIQKEPLLRATVKEWLKVTKKEYSQD; this comes from the coding sequence ATGGCAGAATTAGGAATCACAACAAACACGCAATTGGTGAGCGCATACATTCAAAAACTCGGGGAGCCAACCGCTGCCATTGTTGAAGCTTTACGACAAATTATTTTGAGTACCGACCCCGAAATAGCTGAAGAAATAAAGTGGAACGCTCCGAGCTTTTTTTATACCGGACCAATGAAGCCGTTTAATCCTAAAGAATATAAAAGGCATATCATAGTAATGAACCTGCATAAACGCATTTTACTTGTTTTACCAAGCGGTGTAAAGCTTAACGACGCCAGCGGATTATTAGAAGGCGGTTACTCAGATGGACGCAGACTTGTAAATATCACCGGTATGGCTGATGTTATACAAAAAGAACCTCTGCTGAGGGCAACTGTAAAGGAATGGTTGAAAGTGACAAAAAAAGAATATTCCCAAGATTAG
- a CDS encoding TerD family protein, producing MAINLVKGQTIDLRKNDKGESFDLSSVTIGLGWDVKKSGGGFLGKLFSGGEEAEYDLDAIAFLLDKNGKVADRGRTYQKPNGNTVSLYEGDVVYFNSMKHPSGHIWLTGDNRTGAGDGDDEQIIVKLDSLDPRVDRILFIVAIYQGRKNNQHFGMVENAFIRAVDNHGKEIAKFSLSGDATYNSMCSMTFAEVYRKDGTWKFRAIGEPHNTDNFLELLKQY from the coding sequence ATGGCAATTAACTTAGTAAAAGGTCAAACAATTGACTTGCGTAAAAATGATAAAGGCGAAAGTTTCGATCTGTCGTCGGTAACTATAGGTTTGGGCTGGGACGTAAAGAAGAGCGGCGGCGGTTTTTTAGGGAAATTATTTAGCGGGGGCGAGGAGGCGGAGTATGATCTGGATGCTATAGCCTTCCTGTTGGATAAAAACGGAAAGGTGGCCGACAGGGGGCGCACCTACCAAAAGCCAAACGGCAACACAGTAAGTTTATACGAGGGCGATGTGGTATATTTTAACTCCATGAAGCATCCATCGGGCCATATATGGCTTACCGGCGATAACCGCACCGGGGCCGGTGATGGTGATGACGAGCAGATCATTGTAAAGCTTGATTCGCTCGACCCCAGAGTTGATCGTATACTCTTTATTGTGGCTATATACCAGGGGCGTAAAAACAACCAGCACTTTGGCATGGTAGAAAATGCCTTTATCCGCGCAGTGGATAACCATGGTAAGGAAATAGCCAAATTCAGTCTATCGGGCGATGCTACCTACAACAGTATGTGCTCCATGACCTTTGCCGAAGTTTACCGGAAAGACGGCACCTGGAAATTTCGTGCCATAGGCGAACCGCACAATACCGATAACTTTTTAGAATTGCTTAAACAGTACTGA
- a CDS encoding 3-keto-disaccharide hydrolase, translated as MMNRTFLILLTAITIGGCNSAAKKDSAASDTTAAATPAAADSSNAFVPMFDGKTTKGWHTYGKDSVGGAWKAEDGALHLDASKKGDWQTKNGGDIVSDQEYENFDFKVEWKISRAGNSGIMFYVKEDPAKYQYAWYTGPECQVADNDENEDGKLIKHQAGDLYDLMSISKKVVKPAGQWNQVEIVANKGKLDITINNEHVLSTTLWDDAWKKLVAGSKFKEWPDFGTFKSGRIALQDHGADVWFRNIEIKKL; from the coding sequence ATGATGAACAGAACATTTTTAATACTCTTAACCGCTATCACAATTGGGGGTTGCAATTCAGCGGCCAAAAAGGATAGCGCTGCCAGTGATACCACTGCTGCTGCCACACCAGCGGCAGCAGATAGCAGCAATGCGTTTGTACCTATGTTTGATGGTAAAACCACCAAAGGCTGGCATACCTACGGTAAAGATTCTGTGGGCGGTGCATGGAAAGCCGAAGATGGTGCACTACACCTGGATGCATCAAAAAAGGGCGACTGGCAAACCAAAAACGGCGGCGATATTGTGAGCGATCAAGAGTACGAAAACTTTGACTTTAAAGTAGAATGGAAAATATCAAGAGCCGGTAACAGTGGTATTATGTTTTATGTAAAGGAAGATCCCGCCAAATACCAATATGCCTGGTACACCGGGCCGGAATGCCAGGTGGCCGACAATGATGAGAATGAAGACGGTAAACTGATTAAACACCAGGCCGGCGATCTGTACGATTTAATGTCGATTTCAAAAAAAGTAGTGAAACCGGCGGGCCAATGGAACCAGGTGGAGATTGTAGCTAATAAAGGCAAACTGGATATTACCATCAACAACGAACATGTACTTTCAACCACACTTTGGGACGACGCCTGGAAAAAGCTGGTAGCAGGCAGCAAATTTAAAGAATGGCCAGACTTTGGCACATTTAAAAGCGGCCGCATTGCGTTGCAGGACCACGGCGCCGATGTGTGGTTCAGGAATATAGAGATCAAGAAGCTTTAA
- a CDS encoding GMC family oxidoreductase, translating to MQEHSKADPQTTGNLSYDAIVIGSGISGGWAAKELCEQGLKTLVLERGRNVEHNKDYPTATMDPWQFKHRGAMTKAFLNENPLISRAAGFGEDDAHFFIKDKDHPYIQEKPFDWIRGYQVGGKSLIWGRACQRWSKYEFENPARFGYGLAWPISYDDVAPWYSHVEKFIGVCGNKDGIEAMPDGEFLPPFDMNCVQEVISKKVSENYPDRHLVHARWAHITKPNQIHIDQGRSKCQARNLCMRGCPFGGYFSSVSSTIPWAKKTGNLTVRPFSVVHSIIYDEKLGKATGVKVIDTNTKEVIEYKARIIFMNASALNTTLILLNSTSARFPNGLGNDNGLLGKYVAFQNYRASVTATMDGFLDKYYFGRNPTELILANYRNLHKQETDYKGGFTTFMGAYRAQRPSETANGEIGGEYKDSLTEPGGWQVYMYLQGETVPKETNHVRLSKDQKDQWGIPLLVTSVEYDDNDERMIQDFLTQTGEMMEKAGCKNIEKHENKQAPGLDIHEMGGVRMGKDPKTSLLNKWNQLHLCKNVFVTDGACMTTTGNQSPSILYMALTARAATYAVSEIKKGNL from the coding sequence ATGCAGGAACATTCAAAAGCCGATCCACAAACAACCGGTAACTTAAGCTACGATGCCATAGTAATAGGCTCGGGCATTAGCGGAGGATGGGCCGCTAAAGAACTGTGCGAGCAGGGTTTAAAAACACTTGTACTTGAACGCGGCCGAAATGTGGAGCACAATAAGGACTATCCCACTGCCACCATGGACCCGTGGCAATTTAAACATCGCGGAGCCATGACCAAAGCTTTTCTAAACGAGAACCCGCTCATAAGCAGGGCGGCAGGCTTTGGTGAAGATGACGCCCACTTTTTTATAAAAGATAAGGACCACCCCTATATACAGGAAAAACCGTTCGACTGGATACGCGGGTACCAGGTTGGCGGCAAATCGCTTATATGGGGACGTGCCTGCCAGCGCTGGAGCAAATATGAATTTGAAAACCCCGCGCGCTTTGGTTATGGCCTGGCCTGGCCCATTAGCTATGACGATGTTGCACCGTGGTATTCGCACGTAGAGAAATTCATAGGCGTATGCGGCAATAAAGATGGCATTGAGGCCATGCCCGATGGCGAATTTCTGCCCCCGTTTGATATGAACTGCGTACAGGAGGTTATCAGTAAAAAAGTAAGCGAAAACTATCCCGACCGTCACCTGGTGCACGCACGCTGGGCGCATATCACCAAACCAAATCAAATTCACATTGACCAGGGGCGCTCCAAATGCCAGGCACGCAACCTGTGTATGCGCGGGTGTCCGTTCGGCGGTTATTTTAGCTCGGTAAGTTCTACCATACCCTGGGCAAAAAAAACAGGCAACCTCACCGTCAGGCCATTCTCTGTAGTACATTCTATTATTTATGACGAAAAGCTGGGTAAGGCTACCGGCGTTAAGGTTATTGACACCAACACCAAAGAGGTGATAGAATACAAGGCCAGGATCATTTTTATGAATGCTTCGGCGCTTAATACAACCCTTATCCTGCTCAATTCCACATCTGCACGGTTCCCTAATGGCTTGGGTAATGATAATGGTTTGTTAGGCAAATATGTGGCTTTCCAGAACTACCGTGCTTCGGTAACGGCCACCATGGATGGCTTTTTAGATAAGTATTATTTCGGCCGAAACCCAACTGAGCTTATCCTCGCCAACTATCGTAACCTGCACAAGCAGGAAACCGATTATAAAGGAGGCTTTACCACGTTCATGGGTGCATACCGCGCCCAGCGACCTTCTGAAACAGCGAACGGAGAAATTGGTGGCGAATACAAAGATTCACTTACCGAGCCTGGTGGCTGGCAGGTGTACATGTACCTGCAGGGCGAAACCGTACCCAAAGAAACCAATCATGTACGCCTGAGCAAAGACCAAAAAGACCAGTGGGGTATCCCGCTCTTGGTCACTTCGGTTGAGTATGATGATAATGATGAGCGCATGATACAGGATTTTTTAACCCAAACTGGCGAAATGATGGAAAAGGCAGGGTGTAAAAATATTGAGAAGCACGAAAACAAGCAGGCTCCCGGACTGGATATTCATGAAATGGGCGGTGTACGCATGGGTAAAGACCCTAAAACATCTTTATTAAATAAATGGAACCAGCTGCACCTGTGTAAAAATGTTTTTGTTACTGATGGAGCCTGCATGACCACCACCGGTAACCAAAGCCCTTCTATATTATACATGGCTTTAACAGCACGCGCTGCTACCTATGCGGTAAGTGAAATAAAAAAGGGCAACTTATAA
- a CDS encoding TerD family protein translates to MAINLQKGQKIDLGLSKMTIGLGWNPNEGTGYDFDLDVSAIMIDANKFVPEDEFFVFYNNVDSPDASVHHTGDDPSGGNSDGGDDESINVDLTKVDPKIQEILFVVTIHEAQPRRQNFGQVRDSYIRIIDELTGSEVCKYELGEDFSIETAIEFGRLYRRNGAWKFEASGVGYKEDLAFFLSKYFKGQIIK, encoded by the coding sequence ATGGCTATCAATCTACAAAAGGGACAAAAAATAGATCTCGGCTTATCAAAAATGACAATTGGCTTGGGCTGGAACCCCAACGAAGGTACAGGTTACGATTTTGACCTGGATGTATCGGCAATTATGATAGATGCCAACAAGTTTGTACCGGAAGATGAATTTTTTGTTTTTTATAATAATGTCGACTCTCCCGATGCATCGGTTCATCACACTGGCGATGATCCGTCGGGGGGTAACAGCGATGGTGGTGATGATGAATCCATCAACGTTGATTTAACTAAAGTAGATCCTAAAATACAGGAGATACTATTTGTGGTGACCATACATGAGGCACAGCCACGCAGGCAAAACTTTGGCCAGGTTCGTGATTCCTACATCCGCATTATTGATGAACTTACCGGCAGCGAGGTATGTAAATATGAACTGGGCGAAGATTTTTCCATTGAAACCGCTATTGAGTTTGGCAGGCTATACCGCCGCAATGGTGCCTGGAAGTTTGAAGCGTCAGGTGTAGGTTATAAAGAGGATCTGGCCTTTTTTTTAAGTAAATATTTTAAAGGGCAGATTATTAAATAA
- a CDS encoding TerD family protein, translating into MAINLQKGQRESINAPKFTIGLGWDTNSSSTGSAFDLDASVFILGDNKKIIADEYFVFYNNLKSPDGSVEHTGDNLTGAGDGDDEQIKVDLSRVDSKVSEICIVVTIHEAEARKQNFGQVRNSFIRIFDAGTGADILKYELEEDFSIETAVEFGRIYKKDNNWKFEAVGAGMKGGLQDYLTKYQ; encoded by the coding sequence ATGGCAATTAACTTGCAAAAAGGCCAGCGGGAAAGCATTAACGCACCTAAATTTACCATTGGCCTCGGATGGGATACCAATAGTTCTTCAACAGGCAGCGCCTTTGACCTTGACGCTTCTGTTTTTATACTCGGCGATAATAAAAAAATAATAGCCGACGAATATTTTGTTTTTTATAACAACCTGAAATCGCCTGATGGCTCGGTTGAACATACAGGTGATAACCTTACCGGTGCAGGCGATGGCGACGATGAGCAAATAAAGGTTGATCTGTCGCGAGTGGATAGTAAAGTATCTGAAATATGCATCGTGGTAACCATACATGAGGCCGAGGCCCGCAAGCAGAATTTTGGCCAGGTGCGCAATTCTTTCATCCGGATATTTGATGCGGGTACCGGCGCCGATATTTTAAAATACGAACTAGAAGAGGATTTTTCGATAGAAACAGCCGTTGAATTTGGCCGCATCTATAAAAAAGATAACAACTGGAAGTTTGAAGCCGTAGGCGCAGGTATGAAAGGTGGCTTACAGGATTATTTAACTAAATACCAATAA
- a CDS encoding toxic anion resistance protein — MEGTPNNNELNITPVNLDITPVNSVTTPVKVDKEGNVDLANITSDEVKKYSEVAKALDPKDVNSILNYGTDVQASMEKYSNNFLTSVRTYNSGEVGGLINELLTELNYIDVDELNQNAFTSFISHIPFMKKLVVDTKKLFQKYDTVINNIDKITNKIKAGRVNSLKDNSSLQTMFDSNVGYIHQMEELLISGQLKYNELNEQLAQMDANPSAYNDYEIADMRDFVNRLDKRLADLKVVRFIMMQSLAQIRIVQSNNTTIAEKAQSIVSTTIPVWKNQLTIAVALNRQKENVEMQKKISDTTNTILQKNAELLKQNSIDVARENEKTVVSLDTLKKTTASLIETLTEVKRIHDEGTANRKTLNTELQNLETELKKTVTNG, encoded by the coding sequence ATGGAAGGCACACCAAATAATAATGAGCTAAATATAACCCCGGTTAATTTGGACATAACCCCGGTAAATTCGGTTACAACCCCTGTTAAGGTTGATAAGGAAGGTAACGTTGACCTTGCCAATATCACATCTGACGAGGTGAAAAAATATAGCGAAGTAGCAAAGGCGCTTGATCCGAAGGATGTTAACTCTATACTGAATTATGGTACGGATGTTCAGGCATCAATGGAGAAATACAGTAACAACTTCCTCACATCGGTACGTACCTATAACTCTGGTGAAGTTGGCGGACTTATTAATGAACTGCTTACCGAACTCAATTATATTGACGTAGATGAGCTGAACCAAAACGCGTTCACTTCATTTATATCACATATCCCTTTTATGAAAAAGCTGGTTGTTGATACCAAAAAACTTTTTCAGAAGTACGATACCGTGATCAACAACATTGATAAGATCACTAACAAGATCAAGGCTGGCAGGGTTAACTCTTTAAAAGATAATAGTTCGCTGCAAACCATGTTCGACAGTAATGTTGGCTACATCCACCAAATGGAAGAGCTCCTGATATCGGGCCAGTTAAAATACAACGAACTGAATGAGCAACTGGCTCAGATGGATGCCAATCCATCGGCCTATAACGATTATGAAATTGCCGATATGCGCGATTTTGTAAACCGTTTGGACAAACGTCTGGCCGATTTAAAGGTAGTGCGGTTTATCATGATGCAGTCGCTGGCACAAATACGCATAGTGCAAAGCAATAACACCACCATTGCCGAAAAAGCACAGTCAATCGTATCAACCACTATCCCGGTTTGGAAAAATCAGCTTACCATAGCCGTTGCGCTTAACAGGCAAAAGGAAAACGTGGAAATGCAGAAAAAAATATCCGATACTACAAATACAATTCTGCAAAAGAACGCCGAACTGCTAAAACAAAACAGTATCGATGTTGCCCGCGAGAATGAGAAAACAGTTGTATCTCTTGATACATTGAAGAAAACAACCGCGTCGCTTATTGAAACCCTCACCGAGGTAAAACGCATACATGATGAAGGTACTGCCAACCGCAAAACCCTCAACACCGAACTGCAAAACCTCGAAACCGAACTGAAAAAAACGGTAACTAACGGGTAG
- a CDS encoding phosphoribosyltransferase family protein, translating to MNTTYSLHHVDNAVKFGFNPDDYSRFKFGDDDVAKSFGTHLADGFIRQHLAVTPIKEQIVVISSPYSFIPTATFAMKNWFVARLNRWLAQHGYPVVQETKVHRTITYKEDYGELDAEQRMTLIGNDSFHIDKDFLAGKTLVFLDDIKITGSHERMIMKMVDAYGLGNDIFMLYFAELVNKAIHPNIENHLNYHQVKNIFDLDSIIKGNNFSINTRIVKYILNYDFDSFCIFIQDQTYDFINLLYDMALGNGYHTIEAYTNNLNFIKENLFLNNHKLIQHGN from the coding sequence ATGAACACTACCTACTCATTACATCACGTTGATAACGCGGTCAAATTCGGTTTTAATCCTGATGATTACAGCCGTTTTAAATTTGGCGACGACGACGTTGCAAAAAGTTTTGGTACACACCTGGCCGATGGTTTTATCAGGCAGCATTTAGCGGTAACGCCAATTAAAGAGCAAATCGTGGTTATTTCAAGCCCGTACTCCTTTATTCCGACAGCTACCTTTGCTATGAAAAACTGGTTTGTTGCCCGCCTAAACCGTTGGCTGGCACAGCATGGTTACCCCGTTGTGCAGGAAACAAAGGTGCACCGCACCATAACCTATAAAGAAGATTACGGTGAACTGGATGCTGAACAAAGGATGACCCTGATTGGTAACGACTCGTTTCATATTGACAAGGATTTCCTCGCCGGCAAAACACTCGTATTTCTTGACGATATAAAAATCACTGGCAGCCACGAACGTATGATCATGAAAATGGTTGATGCTTATGGCCTCGGTAATGATATATTTATGCTGTATTTTGCCGAATTGGTTAATAAAGCCATTCACCCTAATATTGAAAACCACTTAAACTACCACCAGGTAAAAAATATATTTGATCTGGATAGTATTATCAAAGGCAATAATTTTAGCATCAATACCCGTATAGTTAAATACATTTTAAATTACGATTTTGATAGTTTTTGTATTTTTATACAGGATCAAACTTATGATTTTATAAACTTGCTTTATGATATGGCGCTGGGTAACGGGTACCATACCATTGAAGCATATACAAACAACCTGAACTTTATTAAAGAAAACCTATTTTTAAACAATCATAAATTAATTCAACATGGCAATTAA